The window CATCTGACAACGGAGACGCAAAAGTCACCTAAAGTTCAAGAAATTGCAGAATACCTAGATGTGACAGAAGAAGAAGTACTTGAAACAATGGAGATGGGCAAAAGCTATCAAGCGCTGTCTGTTGACCAAGGCGTAGAGGCTGATTCTGAAGGAAGTACAGTCACCATTTTAGACGTTGTCGGCTCACAAGAAGAGGGCTACGAACGTGTAAACCAAAAAATGATGCTTGAGAGTGTGCTTCATGTTCTGACAGATCGAGAAAAAGAGATTATCGATCTGACTTATTTACAAAATAAGAGTCAGAAAGAAACAGGCGATTTACTCGGGATATCCCAAATGCATGTATCGAGACTGCAACGGAAGGCAGTTAAAAAGCTACGAGATGCATTATCAGAAGATGCGTCTATGGAGCTAGGGTAATGAAGCAGATTGAACAGCATGAGCATGTGAATGCCATTATCTATCAATCGAATAAAGAAGGGAAATCTTGCTGCGGGGACAGTTTTTTTATTAAAGCAGATGATGAAGAACTAATTTGTGCTGTGGCAGACGGATTAGGCAGCGGTCAGTTCGCCAATGAATCATCTTCTTTAGTCAGCGAAATTGTCGAAGAATATGGACATGAGGATATGACGACCCTCATCGACAGATGCAATCAGGCTATGAAAAATAAACGCGGGGCCACAGTTGCGATCTTAAAGGTGAATTTTTCCCAGCAGCAATTTACCTATTGTTCGGTTGGTAATATTCGGTTTATCTTGAATGCCCCTTCTGGCGACTATATTTATCCACTTCCGACATCAGGATACTTATCAGGGAAACCTAGAAAATATAAAACTTACACCTATTCCTACGAAAAAGGATCGACATTCATTATGTATTCAGACGGACTGAATGTGCCAAACATGAGAATGTGTTTAAAGCATAGTCATTCAGTTGCAGACATTGCCAAACAGCTTGAAACATACACACAAGACAAGAAAGACGATCTCACCTATGTACTTGGTCAGCTCATGTAAAATAGCTGACCTTTTTTCTGTTTTGCCGGTTTTTTTGATACACTAAAAGAGAAGACACAGTGAGAGGATGCAAAGTATGAAGACATCTGACTTTTTATTGAAACAAATTGCAACAGAATTAAAGCTTTCAACAAAACAAATTGAAAGTGTCATCAAGCTCTTAGAGGATGGCAACACCGTCCCGTTTATTGCCCGTTACCGGAAAGAGCAGACAGGCTCACTGGATGAGGTGCAAATTCAAACCATTTCAGAGCGCTATACATATATCCAAAATGTCATGAACCGAAAAGAAGAAGTCATTCGCTTAATCGCTGAACAAGACAAACTGACGGATGAATTAAAACAAAAAATTGAACAAGCTCATAAACTGCAAGAGGTCGAAGATTTATACCGGCCATTCAAACAAAAACGTAAAACAAAGGCGAATGTAGCCAAAGCAAAAGGGCTCGAGCCGCTGGCGGAATATGTACTCGCGCTGCCAAGCGATGAGATCGAGAAGAAGGCTGCTTCTTTTATCAACGAAGAAAAGGAAGTAAGAAGTGTAGACGAGGCACTTGAAGGCGCGCAGCACATCATTGCTGAACAGCTGGCTGATGATCCTGATATGCGGAAATGGATTCGCAGTGAAACGTACCAAAAGGGCAGTCTGGTCACATCAGGAAAAGACATCGAGAGCGATGAGAAAAACGTCTATGAAATGTATTACGATTATCAAGAGCCCATCAAAAAGATAGTGCCCCACCGTGTACTAGCGGTCAATCGTGGAGAGAAAGAAGGCATCTTAAAGGCAGCCATCGAACCACCTGCTGAAAATATTCGTTTCTATCTCGACAAGCAAGTCATAAAAGGCAAGCAGACGACGGCGAGACCGTTTATTGAAGCGGCAATTGATGATGCCTATAAGCGCCTCATTCAGCCTTCAATCGAACGAGAAATACGCAAAGAGCTGACAGAAAAGGCAGAAGAGCAAGCGATTCATATTTTTGCTGAAAACTTAAGAAAACTGCTTCTTCAGCCCCCGATGAAAGGGAAGCGTGTACTAGGAGTCGACCCTGCATTTCGTACAGGCTGTAAGTTAGCCGTCGTGGATGATACGGGCAAAGTCCATCATATTGGCGTCATTTACCCGCACCCGCCTGTGCAGAAAAAAGCGGAAGCCAAACAAAAAGTGAAAGAGATCATTCAATCATCAAATATTGAAGTCATTGCGATTGGAAATGGAACAGCCTCAAGAGAGACCGAACAATTCATCGCAGACCTGATTCAAGAGCTGGATCAGCCGGTGTCCTATTTAATCGTGAATGAAGCAGGGGCAAGTGTATACTCTGCGTCTGCACTGGCGCGAGAAGAGTTTCCAGACCTGCAAGTCGAAGAACGAAGTGCCATATCAATTGCTAGAAGATTACAAGATCCTTTAGCAGAGCTTGTGAAAATTGATCCGAAGTCTGTCGGGGTGGGCCAATACCAGCATGACGTGAGCCAAAAGCAATTAAACAGCTCGTTAACCTTCGTGGTGGAGACTGTCGTCAACCAAGTCGGTGTGAACGTCAATACGGCCTCACAGGCGCTGCTGCAATATGTGTCAGGCCTTTCAAAAGCCGTCGCAGGAAATATCATCAAGCGCCGCGAAGAGATTGGGAGATTCACAAGCAGAAAAGAGCTCAAGGATATTCCAAGACTTGGTGCTAAGACTTATGAGCAGTGTATCGGCTTCCTGCGCATCGCAGACGGACAAGATCCACTTGATCGTACAGGCATTCACCCAGAGAGCTATAAAGAAACAAAACAATTCTTACGCATGATCAAGATGACGCCAGATGATCTTGGCACAGAGCTGTTAAAGGAGAAAATTGCAGAGGTCAAACTGGACGAAGCAGCAGAGCAGCTTGATATTGGTATCATTACACTTCAGGATATCATCGATCAGCTGACAAGACCTGAGCGTGATCCGCGCGATGAAGTCCCAAAACCTCTTTTGAAAACAGATGTGTTGAAATTGGAGGACTTGAAGCAAGGAATGGAGCTGCAAGGAACGGTGCGAAACGTCGTAGACTTCGGCGCATTCGTTGATATTGGTGTAAAGCAGGACGGGCTTGTACATATTTCAAAGCTAAGCAACCGTTTTGTGAAGCATCCGCTTGACGTTGTATCAGTTGGTGACATTGTAACTGTATGGGTGGACTCCGTTGACCAGGCAAAAGGCCGCGTTGCCCTCTCCATGCTGAAACCAGAGTAAACAAAAAACGAGGCGCACCTTAGGATGGGGTGTGCCTTGATGTGACTGAATGTTTTTTTCTGTAGAAGTACCAGCATTGATTCAGCAATTTGATTTGGTAATGATTTTTTTCAAAAAATGCCTTCTGCATCTGATTTTTCAGCCAGTTGGGCATCGCCCATTCCTCCTTTGATCGAAACAGTGGGTGTACCTTCAATGTATGCAAAGGGGAAATTGTCCCGTTCGAGGTTTTTATAGAAAGGAACGATCTTGATTGAAGGAGAGAGAGTTACAGCAGTTAACAGAGCATATTTCTGAGCAGTTCTTTGGTAAGGCATTCCGCCATCAAGCTGTTTTTAATGACCGTCTCAAAACGACAGGCGGAAGATATTTGCTTGGTACACACAATATTGAGTTAAATCGCCGATATTTAGAGGAGCATGGAAGAGCTGAATTGATTGGGATCATCAAGCATGAACTGTGTCATTATCATCTGCACCTTGAGGGGAAGGGCTATCAGCATCGTGATCGGGATTTTAAAGAGTTATTAAAACAAGTAGGAGCCCCGCGTTTTTGTACACCGCTAAAGACCGTACAAAATAAACGGCGTGTACAGAAACGGCATGAATATGTCTGCACAGGATGCGGTCAGTATTTTATCAGGAAAAGACGATTTGATACCTCTCGTTATGTGTGCGGCGTCTGCAAAGGAAAATTAAAATGGCGGCGTACAATCGATTCAGAGTGAAAAGCATTCCTTTATGGGATGCTTTTTTTTGTGGCCAATGAAACTGATCATCGTGATATGTAGGAGATGAAGTAGACATATTGAGACAAATAGAGACGCAAATCTCATTTTGTCTCTTTTTTGATCGGTGTGAATCGTTCAAAACCTAAGTTTTCAAGTGCCATGATGTTGGCACGTTTTTTGCTTGTATATAAGTGCAAGCAAAAAAAGATAGGAGGTTTTACCATATGGAAATGGCACTCACAAAAGAAAAAGCCGTTTGGATGTATCAAAAAATGCAGGAAATCCGCCAATTTGAAGATCAAGTACACACGCTTTTTACAAAAGGGATCTTGCCGGGCTTTGTCCATCTTTATGCTGGCGAAGAAGCTGTTGCTGTAGGAGTCTGTGCTCACCTGAATGAACAAGACAGTATTACAAGTACACACCGCGGCCACGGCCATTGTATCGCTAAGGGCTGTGATCTAAAAGGAATGATGGCAGAAATCTATGGAAAAGCCACAGGTCTTTGTAAAGGAAAAGGTGGATCCATGCACATTGCAGATTTTGATAAAGGAATGCTCGGTGCTAACGGAATTGTTGGAGGCGGCTTTCCACTTGCGTGCGGGGCAGCCCTCACGGCTAAATATAAAAAGACAAATAATGTAAGCGTTTGCTTTTTTGGGGATGGTGCAAACAATCAAGGGACTTTTCACGAAGGAATCAATCTCGCCGCCATCTGGAAACTGCCTGTCATTTTCATCGCAGAAAACAATGGTTACGGGGAAGCGACGCCATTTTCCTATGCTTCAAGCTGCAAATCGATCGTGGATCGAGCCGCCAGTTATGGCATTCCGGGTATTCAAGTAGATGGAAAAGATGTGACAGCCGTTTATCAAGCAGCAGAACAAGCGATAGAACGAGCAAAAAATGGTGAAGGTCCGACATTGATTGAATGCATGACATATCGGAATTATGGTCATTTTGAAGGAGACGCTCAGCGCTACAAAACAAATCAAGAAAAAACAGAACACCAAGAAGAGAAAGATGCCATCGCTCTTTTTAAAAATGAATTATTAAAGAAGCAGCTGCTGACGAATCAAGAGATATCAAGTATTGAAGCGGCTGTAGCAGAAGCGATAGATGAAGCCGTTAGATTCAGTGAAGAAAGTGAATATCCAGATCATACCGAATTACTGACCGATGTGTATGTTTCGTATCAATAAATCAGAAAGGGGAGAGGAAAATGACAAGAGAAATCAGCATGTCTAGTGCTTTGAATGAAGCGATTAAACTGGCAATGAGAAGAGACGAAGATGTCATTTTAATGGGGGAAGATGTTGCGGGAGGCGCTCATGTAGATCACTTACAGGATGATGAAGCATGGGGCGGAGTTCTTGGAGTAACAAAAGGAATCGTACAGGAGTTTGGACGTGAGCGTGTCCTAGACACACCGATTAGTGAAGCTGGCTATGTAGGCGCGGCTATGGCAGCTGCTTCAACAGGGCTAAGACCAATTGCGGAACTTATGTTTAATGATTTTATCGGTACTTGTCTGGACCAAGTGCTGAATCAAGGCGCAAAATTTCGATACATGTTTGGCGGAAAAGCAGAGGTGCCGATCACGATTAGAACGACACATGGGGCGGGTTTTAGAGCAGCAGCCCAGCATTCGCAAAGTTTGTATGCGTTATTTACAAGCATTCCTGGATTGAAAGTAGTTGTGCCTTCTTCACCTTATGATGCCAAAGGGCTGCTGCTGGCAGCAATCGAGGATCAGGACCCTGTCATCTTTTTTGAAGACAAGACGCTTTACAATATCACAGGAGATGTGCCGGAGAGGTATTACACACTGCCGCTTGGTAAAGCAGATGTGAAGAGAGAGGGTTCTGATGTAACCATCTTTGCAGTAGGCAAACAAGTGCATACAGCACTCGAAGCGGCAGAAGAGTTAGCTGCTCAAGGTATTGAAGCGGAAGTGATTGACCCAAGAAGCTTGTCGCCGCTCGATGATGAGGCCATTCTGACTTCGGTAGAAAAAACAAATCGGCTTGTCATTGTGGATGAAGCAAATCCAAGGTGCGGAATTGCCGCAGATATCTCTTCTTTGATTGCAGATAAAGGATTCGATTTACTTGACGCTCCAATCAAAAAAGTGACGGCTCCTCATACACCAGTACCATTTTCACCACCTCTTGAAGATATATATCTGCCGACACCTGATAAGGTTGTGAACACCGTATTAGAGATGATTGGCAAGAGTCATGACAAGATCTTGAACTAAAGAAAGGAGAGAGGGAGATGGCTGTCGAAGTTGTGATGCCTAAATTGGGTATGTCGATGAAAGAAGGAACGGTATCTGTCTGGAATAAGGAGGTCGGTGAGACCGTAAATAAAGGGGAAAGCATTGCAAGCATCAACTCTGAAAAAATTGAAATGGAGATCGAATCACCTGCTGAAGGAACCATATTGGATATAAAAGTGTCTGAGGGAGAAGGTGTACCGCCTGGCACGGTCATTTGCTATATCGGTGAAGGAAATGAACAGGTGGAGGAAAAGAAAGAAAGAGACGTCCAGTCAAAACCAAAAAAAGAGAGAAAGAAAATCTCCCCTGTTGCTCGTAAAATTGCGAATAGCGCAAACCTAGACATTGATACGCTGGTGGGGACAGGACCGGGGGGAAGAATTACGAAAGCGGATGTGCTTCATGCGCTTCCTGAACGGGCAGAGAAAAAACAAAATGAGACAGAGCATCAACCTGTTAACACGATGCGGAAAACAATTGCCTCAAGAATGATGGAAAGCCTGCAAACAAGTGCACAATTAACCATTACGATGAAAGCGGACGTGACAAAACTTACAAACTTACAACAACAGCTGAATGAAACAGCCATAGCCCGTCACGATACAAAATTGACCATGACCGATTTTGTAGCCAAAGCAACGATCCTTTCATTACTCGAACACCCTGCGATGAACAGTCAATATCAAAATGAAAGAGTGGAAACTTTTGAGTATGTTCATCTTGGGATAGCTGCTGCTTTAGAAAACGGCTTAGCTGTGCCAGTTATTCGACATGCGGAGAGACTAGAGCTCATTGAGCTAGCGAAGACCATCAAATTGTATGGCAAAAAAGCACGTGAAGGCAAACTTCTTCACGATGAAATCGAAGGCTCTACCTTTACGATCACCAACCTAGGTGCATATGGTGTAGAGCATTTCACTCCGATTTTGAATCCGCCGGAAGCCGGTATCCTTGGCGTTGGAACAATGTATGAAACCCCTGTTTATCGAGAGGATGAATTGTGCAAAGGGACCATCCTGCCACTCAGTCTTACGTTTGATCACCGCGTGCTGGACGGAGCGCCGGCATCCGCATTTTTATCAACGGTCAAAGCATATTTAGAAGAACCAATATCCATTCTTTTATAGGAAGAAGGTGAACGTATCATGACACTGGTCATTATAGGAGGCGGACCAGCAGGTTATGTGGCGGCCATAACAGCTGCCCGTTTTGGCAGGAAGGTTGTGTTAATTGATCAAGGTCAGCTGGGGGGTACCTGCCTCAATGAAGGCTGTATTCCGACGAAAGCACTTTTGCAAAGCGCCGATATGTATGAGCATGTGAAATCGGCTGTACATTTTGGAATTGAGCTTCCAGGACATGATCCTATCATCCAATGGGATGCCGTCCAAAAACGGAAACAGTCTGTCGTCAAACAGCTGACTGATGGTGTTCGCTACTTGATGAATAAAAACAAAGTCAGCGTGGTGAATGGGAAGGCATCATTTCTATCGGCACATGAGCTATTGATAGAAAGTGAAGGGAAGTCTGAAATCATTCAAGCAAAACAAATCATTATTGCATCAGGGGCAGCGCCTGCTGCTTTACCTTTTGCACCTTTTGATGGGGAATGGATCATTCACAGCAAGGATGCCATGTCACTTTCTTCGATACCAGATTCGCTTTGTATTATTGGGGGAGGGGTGATCGGCTGTGAGTTTGCAAGCATATTTAGCAGAATGGGGACAAAAGTTGTCATGGTTGAGCGGGCAGTGCACATTTTACCTGAAGAAGATTGTGATATAGCACAATGTCTTCACGAGCAACTCGAAGAAACGGGTGTAGACATTTTGACGTCCGCCGCAGTCAAACAGTTTGATTCTTCTTCAAGAAAAGTAGTGGTAGAGAAAAATCAAGGAGAGCAGTGTGAAATCCAGTCTGATCGTTGCTTAGTGGCAATTGGCAGAACTCCGCAGCTTGGAGAGTTGAATCTTGATCAGGTCGGCATTGAATTTGACAGAAACGGAATCTACGTCAATGAACATATGCAAACCAATCTCCCGCATATCTATGCGTGCGGTGATGTGACAGGTGGGGTCCAGCTTGCTCATACTGCTTTTCATGAAGGAACGGTTGCGGCATCCCATGCATCAGGTGAACATGTAAAAGTCAATGAACAAGTGATTCCAAGATGCATCTACACCTCTCCAGAAATCGCCAGTGTTGGTTTAAATGAAGAGAGTGCTAGAAAACAATATGAGGAGATTCGGATAGGGACATGTGCATTTTCTGCAAATGGAAAAGCATTAATCTTAAATCAACCAGCCGGTCAAGTAAAGGTCATTGTAGAACCGCAATATCAAGAAATTTTAGGTGTATCAATCATTGGACCGAATGCAACAGAACTGATTGGACAAGCGGCGGTGATGATGCATACAGAGCTGACCGCTGATACATTAGAGCAGTTTATTGCGGCACATCCGACACTTTCAGAGGCGATACACGAAGCCTTGCTGCAAACCATTGGACGAGCGGTGCACTGCTGAAAAAGGCTTCTATTCTATCCGATTGACTTCTTGGGTTAGCTAATGATAATTGAAAGCGCTTTTATAATTATCTATAATGAATAAAAAGCCCCTAGAGGAGAGGATGGAATGAATCCGACGCCTTGTTATTTAAATACGTGGAAACGTTTTGTTCGTGAAGGTTTGCTTGATCAGTCTCGTCTGAATAAGAGAGTGGTGGAATCATGGCACAGGTGTAAACAGGCAAATGTGAATCCGTATTTAGATAAAGGACAGTCGTTGTTAGAAAAGGAAAGATTCAGTGCCCAAAAAAAGAAATATTCATTATTCCTAAATGCGGCTCTCCCTTACTTAAATAAAATTAGTCAGCAATTAAAAGAATCTGACATGCTGGCCTTACTCATCGATGCAGACGGTTATGTGCTAAGTCTGACAGGAAGCGAAAGAACGATGGTGGAAGCAAGAAGAATTAATTTTATGGAGGGTTCGCGCTGGACCGAAACTGATGTAGGGACAAATGCGATCGGAACGGCACTCGTCATCGGAGAAGCGGTGACGATCAATGGAACTGAGCATTTTTCTATCGCCTCTCACCATTGGAGTTGTTCAGCCGCTCCTATTCGCGATGCAGACGGTACAATCATAGGGGTGATTGACATCTCCTGTATGACGGATAACAAGCACCCTTTTATGCTTGGAATGGCTTCAACGGTTGCTTATGCCATCGAGAGAGAAATTCAAGTCCAGCAAAAAAGGAGGGAGATGGAGCTAATCACTCACTGTCTCCAGCAGGTGGAAGCAGACGAACCGTATGTGGTCTGTAATGAAAAAAAGCAAATTGTTTCTGCCAGCAGGTCGATTAGAGAACGATTTTCAGACTGGTATGGAATGGATGTCGAGCGGCTTAAGGATCATCCATTTGTTATCAGAGGAAAGCAGATCATTCAATCAGAGCAAGATGGAAAGATGCTAGGTATATCCCTTTCCCTTGAAGAAGCAGCGAAAAGCAGCATAACCGTTTCTTTTGCTCAATTTCCCGGGGAATCTGGAACAAGTAAGGTGTTTCAACAGACGCTCAGTGAGATGAAGAGAGCGGCACAAACAGATGCCAATGTATATATTTGGGGCGAAACAGGTACAGGGAAGGAACTGGCCGCTAGAGCTATTCACTCAGCCAGTGAAAGGCATAGAGGACCGTTTATTGCTGTTAATTGCGGAGCCATTCCTGAAAGCCTGTTAGAAAGCGAATTATTCGGCTATGCTGAAGGGGCTTTTACAGGGGCAAAACGTCACGGAGCTAAAGGGAAATTTGAACAAGCTCATAAAGGAACACTCTTTTTAGACGAAATTGGCGAAATCCCATATGCGATGCAAGTAGCACTTCTTCGGGTGATAGAAGAAAGGAAAGTCGTTCCGCTCGGCGGGACACACGAAATCCCTTTGGATATTCGAATCATTACAGCAACACACCGTAATATGAACGAACTGCTGAAGGAAGGAAAAATACGAGAAGACTTGTATTACCGTCTTCATGTCTATCCGATCAACATCCCGCCGCTTAGAGAAAGAAAAGAAGACATTCATGATTTATATCGTTATTACCAAAAGAAGCACCACTGGAATGCGGCGTTTCCTGAATCATTTTTTCAGACATTGCAGGAATACCACTGGCCGGGAAACATACGAGAGCTTTTTAATCTGTTTGAACATCTAAGGGTCCTCTTTCCTAAAGGCGGATGGATTGGTGAATCGCAATATGCTTCAGTATTAGAGACGATTGATCAGAAAAAGCAGAAGCTGCATCCAGAAGAGTGTACCGAGATTCCAAAAGAACTCACGTTTAGGGAGCGCATTCAAAAGCAAACAGTGATAGAAGCACTGCATAATACGAAAGGTCATGTGTCAGAAGCAGCGAAGTTAGCAGGGGTGCCAAGAAGTACTTTTTATAAGTGGATGCGAAAGTTTAAGCTGTCTTAGCCTCCTGAGGAAGGCTGCATCAAGGCCCTTGGTCTACGTTAAGAGGTCGGGGGCTTTCTGCCAAGTTAAACAAATGGCATGGAAAAAGGCTTGACTGTTATATTAGTATATGTTAAATTATAAAAGTCGTCGCAAATGGGGCAGGAATGAAACGCTTAAAAATTCTTGACACATTTTTCTGGCATATATATAATGAAACATGTCTTATTATTCCGCAGTAGCTCAGTGGTAGAGCTATCGGCTGTTAACCGATCGGTCGTAGGTTCGAGTCCTACCTGCGGAGCCATAATGGAGAAGTACTCAAGTGGCTGAAGAGGCGCCCCTGCTAAGGGTGTAGGTCGCGTAAGCGGCGCGAGGGTTCAAATCCCTCCTTCTCCGCCATTATTGTATGGCCCGTTGGTCAAGCGGTTAAGACACCGCCCTTTCACGGCGGTAACACGGGTTCGAATCCCGTACGGGTCATGTTTTGTTTTTTGATTCGTTGGGCTATAGCCAAGCGGTAAGGCAACGGACTTTGACTCCGTCATGCGTTGGTTCGAATCCAGCTAGCCCAGCCATTTTTTATATATGTTTTTCTGCATAGCAGATGAGCCATTAGCTCAGTTGGTAGAGCATCTGACTTTTAATCAGAGGGTCGAAGGTTCGAGTCCTTCATGGCTCACCATTGTCACGCGGGTGTGGCGGAATTGGCAGACGCGCTAGACTTAGGATCTAGTGTCTTTATGACGTGGGGGTTCAAGTCCCTTCACCCGCATTGTTTTTTCAAACAGTGCACTTATGAATATAAGAGCACATCATACACGCGGTCGTGGCGGAATGGCAGACGCGCTAGGTTGAGGGCCTAGTGGGTGAATAACCCGTGGAGGTTCAAGTCCTCTCGGCCGCATCCCAATAATACCAAGGGTTTAACCACCTTTGGTATTATTTTTTTTGTGCGGAAAATACAGCTATGGGAGAAGACTTGCTTACCAAAACCATGCACTTTTTACAGCAGAAATATTGAATATTGCTAGTAAAGTAGTAACGGTTTTTTTTCATAATATCTTTTAGCATAATCAAACGCTATGTCATAGGATTTAGATCTAGTATATCCTACTGAAAGAGTTATAGTCTCTGATTAATTTGGAAACAAACTTATATGTACCTCCAATAGCTAGTCTTGGTACTGGTGAAAAGACGATCTATATTTTAGCGGCTAAAGTCCTGAATGCATCAGCAAATTGAGTTGATCTCAATGCATCTAAAGCCAAGCCTGATAACGCCGCAAATGGGGCACGCATTTTACAAGAAACTAGCGGCCATTTTATCCTAAAATGATGGCTTATTTTTTATCAAGTAAATTTATGATGCGTTTTCCTCGTCCACCTCCAGCTTCTAAGGAATGATGAGCTTTGGCAACATCAGATAAAAAATAAATGCTATCAATAACTGGTCTGACCTTGTTGGAATCTACATAAGATGCTAATTCTTTTAGAAGTTCATTTTTGGGATTTGCACTGAATGTGCGAACTCTACGAGAACCGAAAGTAGTTGAAGCTAATATATATATTAAGGACGAAAAACTAGGAAATCCAATAGTAACCATTCTACCGTTCTTTGCAAGCAAGCGCCTATAATGTTTGAGGTCAGTTCCCACTGTGTCCATGACTACATCAAACTTTTTAAGATCAGTAGGAGATGTTTTTTTATAATCAAATACTTCGTCTGCACCTAGCTCTTGAAGAAAAGTAAGATGTTTTTCGTTTGCAAGAGCAGTTACATGAGCACCCAACATTTTGCCAATTTGAATCGCAATGCTTCCGACTCCTCCACTTGCACCACGTACAAGTAACTTTTCGCCTTTTCTAAGTTTAGTTTTATATTTTAAAGCAATAATTGCAGTAGCACCTACGCCAGGCAATGCCGCAGCTTGTAAGAGATCAACCTTTGTAGGAATTTTAGATATTTTCTCAGGTGATATAGCTACATATTCAGCGGCACTACCAATTTGGCTCCTTAATTTCATAGGAAGAACTCCCCACACTCTATCACCTAATTGATAATTTTTT is drawn from Bacillus pumilus and contains these coding sequences:
- the sigB gene encoding RNA polymerase sigma factor SigB; protein product: MTQPSKTMKLTKDEVDRLIQSYQTNQDEQAQLTLVECYTNLVDMLAKKYSKGKSFHEDLRQVGMIGLLGAIKRYDPLVGKSFEAFAIPTIIGEIKRFLRDKTWSVHVPRRIKELGPRIKMAVDHLTTETQKSPKVQEIAEYLDVTEEEVLETMEMGKSYQALSVDQGVEADSEGSTVTILDVVGSQEEGYERVNQKMMLESVLHVLTDREKEIIDLTYLQNKSQKETGDLLGISQMHVSRLQRKAVKKLRDALSEDASMELG
- a CDS encoding PP2C family serine/threonine-protein phosphatase, producing MKQIEQHEHVNAIIYQSNKEGKSCCGDSFFIKADDEELICAVADGLGSGQFANESSSLVSEIVEEYGHEDMTTLIDRCNQAMKNKRGATVAILKVNFSQQQFTYCSVGNIRFILNAPSGDYIYPLPTSGYLSGKPRKYKTYTYSYEKGSTFIMYSDGLNVPNMRMCLKHSHSVADIAKQLETYTQDKKDDLTYVLGQLM
- a CDS encoding Tex family protein; amino-acid sequence: MKTSDFLLKQIATELKLSTKQIESVIKLLEDGNTVPFIARYRKEQTGSLDEVQIQTISERYTYIQNVMNRKEEVIRLIAEQDKLTDELKQKIEQAHKLQEVEDLYRPFKQKRKTKANVAKAKGLEPLAEYVLALPSDEIEKKAASFINEEKEVRSVDEALEGAQHIIAEQLADDPDMRKWIRSETYQKGSLVTSGKDIESDEKNVYEMYYDYQEPIKKIVPHRVLAVNRGEKEGILKAAIEPPAENIRFYLDKQVIKGKQTTARPFIEAAIDDAYKRLIQPSIEREIRKELTEKAEEQAIHIFAENLRKLLLQPPMKGKRVLGVDPAFRTGCKLAVVDDTGKVHHIGVIYPHPPVQKKAEAKQKVKEIIQSSNIEVIAIGNGTASRETEQFIADLIQELDQPVSYLIVNEAGASVYSASALAREEFPDLQVEERSAISIARRLQDPLAELVKIDPKSVGVGQYQHDVSQKQLNSSLTFVVETVVNQVGVNVNTASQALLQYVSGLSKAVAGNIIKRREEIGRFTSRKELKDIPRLGAKTYEQCIGFLRIADGQDPLDRTGIHPESYKETKQFLRMIKMTPDDLGTELLKEKIAEVKLDEAAEQLDIGIITLQDIIDQLTRPERDPRDEVPKPLLKTDVLKLEDLKQGMELQGTVRNVVDFGAFVDIGVKQDGLVHISKLSNRFVKHPLDVVSVGDIVTVWVDSVDQAKGRVALSMLKPE
- the cmpA gene encoding cortex morphogenetic protein CmpA — translated: MPNWLKNQMQKAFFEKNHYQIKLLNQCWYFYRKKHSVTSRHTPS
- a CDS encoding SprT family protein; the encoded protein is MKERELQQLTEHISEQFFGKAFRHQAVFNDRLKTTGGRYLLGTHNIELNRRYLEEHGRAELIGIIKHELCHYHLHLEGKGYQHRDRDFKELLKQVGAPRFCTPLKTVQNKRRVQKRHEYVCTGCGQYFIRKRRFDTSRYVCGVCKGKLKWRRTIDSE
- a CDS encoding thiamine pyrophosphate-dependent dehydrogenase E1 component subunit alpha yields the protein MEMALTKEKAVWMYQKMQEIRQFEDQVHTLFTKGILPGFVHLYAGEEAVAVGVCAHLNEQDSITSTHRGHGHCIAKGCDLKGMMAEIYGKATGLCKGKGGSMHIADFDKGMLGANGIVGGGFPLACGAALTAKYKKTNNVSVCFFGDGANNQGTFHEGINLAAIWKLPVIFIAENNGYGEATPFSYASSCKSIVDRAASYGIPGIQVDGKDVTAVYQAAEQAIERAKNGEGPTLIECMTYRNYGHFEGDAQRYKTNQEKTEHQEEKDAIALFKNELLKKQLLTNQEISSIEAAVAEAIDEAVRFSEESEYPDHTELLTDVYVSYQ
- a CDS encoding alpha-ketoacid dehydrogenase subunit beta; this encodes MTREISMSSALNEAIKLAMRRDEDVILMGEDVAGGAHVDHLQDDEAWGGVLGVTKGIVQEFGRERVLDTPISEAGYVGAAMAAASTGLRPIAELMFNDFIGTCLDQVLNQGAKFRYMFGGKAEVPITIRTTHGAGFRAAAQHSQSLYALFTSIPGLKVVVPSSPYDAKGLLLAAIEDQDPVIFFEDKTLYNITGDVPERYYTLPLGKADVKREGSDVTIFAVGKQVHTALEAAEELAAQGIEAEVIDPRSLSPLDDEAILTSVEKTNRLVIVDEANPRCGIAADISSLIADKGFDLLDAPIKKVTAPHTPVPFSPPLEDIYLPTPDKVVNTVLEMIGKSHDKILN
- a CDS encoding dihydrolipoamide acetyltransferase family protein produces the protein MAVEVVMPKLGMSMKEGTVSVWNKEVGETVNKGESIASINSEKIEMEIESPAEGTILDIKVSEGEGVPPGTVICYIGEGNEQVEEKKERDVQSKPKKERKKISPVARKIANSANLDIDTLVGTGPGGRITKADVLHALPERAEKKQNETEHQPVNTMRKTIASRMMESLQTSAQLTITMKADVTKLTNLQQQLNETAIARHDTKLTMTDFVAKATILSLLEHPAMNSQYQNERVETFEYVHLGIAAALENGLAVPVIRHAERLELIELAKTIKLYGKKAREGKLLHDEIEGSTFTITNLGAYGVEHFTPILNPPEAGILGVGTMYETPVYREDELCKGTILPLSLTFDHRVLDGAPASAFLSTVKAYLEEPISILL